DNA sequence from the Cucumis melo cultivar AY chromosome 6, USDA_Cmelo_AY_1.0, whole genome shotgun sequence genome:
ATTTAATCTTTGTTCGTCTTACTTGCAAAGGTGAATAATAACCTTAGTTTTTCCTTCCAGGGTGCAGATTTATCTCATGTTTTCTGCACAAAAGATGCTGCTCCTGTCATAAAGAGCTATAGTCCAGAGCTAATTGTGCATCCTGTTCTTGAAGAATCATACAGTGTCAGGTACTTCCACTTTTGTGTATATTTTGGTCTGAGTGGAAAAAATTGAATAGGAACTTTGATACTTTTCTGATGCGTTCTGATGTTTAGAGATGAGGAAAGGAAGTTCATCTCAGAAAGGGTCCTTGCTGAGGTTGACAAGTGGCTGGAAAGATTTGATTGTCTTGTCATTGGTCCAGGGCTTGGAAGGGACCCATTTCTTCTGGTGATTATGTTATTGCTTTTTGGCTAATTACGTAGTCCCTTCATGAACAATACACTCGATTCCATTTTTGTCCTGCAAGTTTTAAAATTCATTCTTACTTCCAGACTTTCAAACTTCGGTTTACATGTTTGATAAGATGGGATTTTTCTATAGATTTGGCGAGGGCAATATAGAAAATACCTTTCGTTTTTTCCTCCGTGCTAACTACTGAGTGAAAGAAGGTGAAGCGCGGTACTTAGTTCACTCGTCACATCAGGCCTCATTTTGTTAACTTGATCCCCTTTAAATTTTTGGCGTGAGCCTCAAATTGATTGAAATTTAAAGATAGatacaaaaatggaagaaatttgATTTTCTGAGTCTCTTTTTTGCCATCGCAGTCCACTAAAATGGTCTGGAAGTTAATTCGTCCATTGTTTCTTTATGTACATTGATCTGATATTTTCTGGCAGTCAATTTGGCTGTAAGCCTATGCCTATGTACTGTTTCAACAAGTTGTCAACTATGAAATATAGAGCTCACCCCGAGGTTGAAactaatatttcaaaatttcaagcTTTCATAATTTTCTTTTGGGTTGCCGGACGTAGTTTATTGGGTATTCAAGCGAGCAGGCATTATATTTTATGCATAGTTCTTTTCTTGCCTTTGATACCATAATTTTTCTAATGGTCTAAAACTCTTTCAGGATTGTGTCAGTGAAATCATAAAGCATGCAAGGCAGACCAATATACCAATGGTCATAGATGGGGTATGCATATTTGAAGCACCTATGATTTTAAAGAAATTGGCTTTTTCATAGTACGTCGCGTGTGCAGTCTATTGTTGGCTGCTTAATGCTGATTCTGTTTGTTGCTTTATCAGGATGGTCTCTTTCTTATCACTGGCAATCTCCACCTTGTAAGCAATTACCCCCTGGCAGTCCTGACTCCCAATGTAAATGAATATAAACGTCTTGTGGAAAATGTGCTGCTTGCTGAAGTCGATGAACAAGATGCTCCTAACCAATTGCTATCTCTTGCCAAAAGGTAAAATCATCACGTTTTCATGTGGATAGAGTAAAATCATCTTGTTCTTCATTTGGATAGAGTTTCATAAGTCATGATTCTGCAATGTTGACATGCTTATTGCTCTAGTATAGACGCTACCTACCACACCCCTGAAATGAAATCACCACATTAGTGATTGCATTATTAAGAAGTTGCTTGTTGAGGTACTTATATTTGAAATGTTGGCAGATGAGAAGTTGACCTCATCGGATCAGAATTCTCTATAGATGTTACTCCTATCCAGGGGGCCATACTGGTTTCTCTATACTATTAATTATCGGCAGATTCTGAGATCTCTAGCCAGATGGTTTACTATCAGGAAGGGGAATATTTTGGTGGTGTGTTCCGTCCGTCCAATAATCTGATCAGTCATCACTCTTGGATTTACGACATACAGCTTTCCCCAATAACTATTTCTGCAGTATGAAAGTCTTGACATTAGGATTTAAAAATATGACTGTATCTTGccaaatgaattggtaaataATCATTAGGGATTCCTTATTGCTTAATACATAGGAAATGGTTTCCCTATGTGGGTCTTTTTTATCCTATTTTATAAGTTCGAACAAATATCGTTAAAGTATTGCTTCTACGTGGTgttcatttttatttcattcaATTTTTCTAGTCTTTGGCTTACTAAACTTTTGGACATGATCAGGATTGGTGGCCTAACTATCCTCAGGAAAGGGAGGGCTGACCTCATTAGTGACGGTGAGACAGGTACTGATTTCAAATACAAAGTATTTTTCCATGTTAATGTTATAGAAGTGCTACAAATTCAATGTTCCTTTTCTATGAATTATTAGTCACTGTGTCACCAACCCACCTGTTGCGCTGAACTTTACCTTTTGGTCAGATTAggaaaaaatgataaaattgtctGTTATGGATTATTGTATGCTAAGCTATTATCCTGCTAACGTGGTGGAAGTAAACCCAAATGAATATGGATTGAAAGTGCTCgtccaaatttcaaattctacaAATTTCCCTAGATTTTTTGTTTTGACTTTGTCAATATAGGAATTTAGTTCTTAATGCCCATGTCAATATAATAACTTGGGTTTCTTTATTGTGGAATTTTCATAAAAGTAACAATTTAGTTGTTGAACTTTAGTTTGCAACAACTTAATCCTTATATCTTTCATGCTATTTAGTTCCTACCTAGACTTCAAATTTGCAACAGTTTAACCTCTACAATGAAGAATTTCATTAAAATTGATTGCCAATTTTTCTAATTCAATGATGTAGACTTTGTAGTTTATAATATAACCATTTTGAGTCTCTAATTTATTTAATGGTCTGCCTAtgcagaaaaagaaaatcattttaTCATAATACAATTTCCACGGTAGGAGATCAAATTGTTACAAATTTTATATTACAATGATTAAAATAACCAAAGTTCATGAACTAAGCTATAAATGTTTAGGACTTAAAGCGATTTCTTACCTAACTATTAATATGATGTCAAGGCTTCTTCCTTGCTAGATTATACTTGATTCTTCCATTTAGTGAAATCATGTGACCCCTGATGCAGTCAAGTCAGTGAGCATTTATGGATCTCCCCGACGCTGTGGTGGGCAAGGTGATATTCTTTCAGGAAGGCAAGTAATTGGCATGTGTTTTCACTGTTCTTGGCGAATATAGTTTTCTTCAACGCCTTATTTACTTTCCTAACATGAGCTAAGAAGCCTGAAGTTCATGAATTCTGTACAATAATTTcactcttcttttctttcctccTGTGGTCCAGTGTTGCAGTTTTCATATCTTGGGCCCAGCGACAAGGTTTAGTCACAGATGACAATATGACTAGCAGGCAAGTTCTAGTATTTAGACATCATCTGATCTTTCAACTCCTATGAGGCTATGACAAATACCGATTTCGTATAATGATTTACATCCAACCCTTTTCACATGTAGTCCTAAGAATCCAACAGTGTTAGGGTGCATTGCTGGATCTGCTTTACTTAGAAGGGCTGCATCGCTTGCATTTGAGAACAAGAAAAGATCAACCCTTACTACTGATATCATCGAGTTCTTGTGGAGAAGGTACTGTCATCTTTAAGGAAAGAGGGTTCATTTCAATGTAAAAACTAAATCTGCTTCTAATATTGGTTCCTTCTTTTTGCAGTCTAGAGGACATTTCTCCAGCTGACTAATTGATTCCACTGATCTTGCGACTGCGCTGAAGATACTCGTGATTTGATTGGTCATGCATGTAAAATGTTTGGCCATACCATGAACTTGATCATCAGGTTCTATATTGTCTATTAGGATTAGATCTTTGGAACTAACTAAATGGAGAATGTCTCAAGGAATAGGTCGTGCCATGTAGAAAGAACAGATTGACAATATCTATCGTGTTTAGCCTTTTCCATCACcatagacaaaatcttcaataATTTTGAGGTTCCTGTTCAATCGTTTCAACATTACATGACTTTATGAGTTTGCATTATGTTCTGATTCAGACGTTAATGACATCCATACATTTGATATGAACAGGTGGTTGAAAATGGCCAAAACGTAAGTGGTGGGAAATTCAAGTTTCCATTTATAATTCTACAAAGTCACCGACTTTATTACACCAAAAGCAAAAGGGATTTACATCAGATTACAAGCAAAAAGAACACAAAAAAAACACACCCAATTGAGACAAACACATCTGTGTCTGTTAGGTACCCCCCTCTCTCTCTTCTGATCTGCATTCTCAACCACAAATAAAACACAAATATATGAAAATGTCCTTTGCTATGAGAAAATCTCTTCACCGTGTGGCCGCCAAAGCTGCAGGCCCCTCCACCTGAAAAATGACACCAACCACACAAAAGTACACTAGTCTTAGAAATGGTAGTTCAGTGAAGGATTGATTGATTGTTGCGAAACTTTCCTAAAAATAGGGATAGTCTGAAAGTGAAAAATTACTTTGAATGTTGCACCCCATATCTCTTCCTCATTAGCAGGAACAGCAGTGATCTTGTTCTTAGGATTCTGATAGCATCTCAGTTCACCAACTGCTGTAGATAAGAAACACCCTACAAAAGAAAAACCCTCCATTATCATTACAGAACAAGCTTGTTTAGCATGCAAGGTTCTAAAAGGGTATAGGAATCTAATCAACCTTGAGGGAAAGAAGCAAGCGATTTCCCACAAGCGCCTTTGAGCAGATCGGCGTTATCGGAAAAGGCCACGTAACCATCGGCAGTAATTCCCCAATACAACGGAACTTTCCCATTTCGATCCTATGGAGATCACAAAACAAAACCTTAGATCATTCCAAATGAACATGAAAGAAAGGGATTAAAGAAAGaggaggaaagaaagaaagttacAGAAGCAACGAATAGAGTGGAGGTGGACTTGTCAAAGACGATGAAGGCGAAACTGCCGCTGAGATGACCAACGACGTGGCTGGGCGGATAGGGTGCCCGGTCACGGAGAGCCTTGTAAGCTTCAATCATCAGAATCACCTCGTTCGCCGATTTGGCTAAGCCGTATTGTTGACGTAAGCTTCCTAAATTGTCCAAAACCCCCTCGAATAAACAGAAGATGTCGTCCTTCACCGCAAAAGATCTGTTGTCTCGTAATTAAGCAAATTCGTTAATTCAGTTAATTGACATCTCTAGTCTCCATGTGTCATTGGTGCGATGGCTGAATTTTGATTGACTAATTAGTGGAGTTTTACTCTAACTACTTCATTGATTGAATCCAATAATAAGCATTAATTATGAGTTACGTTACGTGACTCCTGTTTCTGTGAGATTATTTTATCAATA
Encoded proteins:
- the LOC103483736 gene encoding ATP-dependent (S)-NAD(P)H-hydrate dehydratase: MLASPAVFRRQQFLLRCLGGFGDCTYQNRRQQIKAMSGTSIEADAEHILRAITPCLDPNRYKGQAGKIAVIGGCREYTGAPYFAAISALKIGADLSHVFCTKDAAPVIKSYSPELIVHPVLEESYSVRDEERKFISERVLAEVDKWLERFDCLVIGPGLGRDPFLLDCVSEIIKHARQTNIPMVIDGDGLFLITGNLHLVSNYPLAVLTPNVNEYKRLVENVLLAEVDEQDAPNQLLSLAKRIGGLTILRKGRADLISDGETVKSVSIYGSPRRCGGQGDILSGSVAVFISWAQRQGLVTDDNMTSSPKNPTVLGCIAGSALLRRAASLAFENKKRSTLTTDIIEFLWRSLEDISPAD
- the LOC103483735 gene encoding stem-specific protein TSJT1 isoform X2; this encodes MLGLFSSSIMSPPDELVAAGSRTPSPKTTSTTLLNRFVQTNPSAVSLQLGDHVQLAYTHETESALCPRSFAVKDDIFCLFEGVLDNLGSLRQQYGLAKSANEVILMIEAYKALRDRAPYPPSHVVGHLSGSFAFIVFDKSTSTLFVASDRNGKVPLYWGITADGYVAFSDNADLLKGACGKSLASFPQGCFLSTAVGELRCYQNPKNKITAVPANEEEIWGATFKGPAALAATR
- the LOC103483735 gene encoding uncharacterized protein LOC103483735 isoform X1, with protein sequence MTSISSSSPIYTNKASDHSPHVQPSHISTFTNSLNNSSFLLLLFFSFSFLSLFSVHLLLLLLLLLLLLFESEAMLGLFSSSIMSPPDELVAAGSRTPSPKTTSTTLLNRFVQTNPSAVSLQLGDHVQLAYTHETESALCPRSFAVKDDIFCLFEGVLDNLGSLRQQYGLAKSANEVILMIEAYKALRDRAPYPPSHVVGHLSGSFAFIVFDKSTSTLFVASDRNGKVPLYWGITADGYVAFSDNADLLKGACGKSLASFPQGCFLSTAVGELRCYQNPKNKITAVPANEEEIWGATFKVEGPAALAATR